The window AATCGCTCATCGGGAAACATACTCCGTTTCTTTCAAAGTGGTCAGGTGAAGCGAAGGTTGCAACAATCAAGCCGGTGCTTCCGGCGGTGACCTGTTCGGCACAGGCAACGTATCTTACCGGGAAATTTCCAACAGAGCATGGAGTTGTCGGGAATGGTTGGTACTTCAAAGATGAATGTGAAGTGAAATTCTGGAGGCAATCGAACAAACTTGTTCAGTCGAATAAGATTTGGGAGATGGCAAAGGAACTCGACCCGAAGTTCACGTGCGCCAATATGTTTTGGTGGTACAACATGTATTCGAGCGCGGATTATTCTGTCACTCCGCGACCAATGTATCCCGCCGACGGTCGGAAACTTCCCGACGTGTATTCTCAACCTTCGGATTTGCGGGACAAACTTCAGCAACAACTCGGAACGTTTCCATTGTTTGACTTTTGGGGACCGCGCACAACCATTCGCTCCACTCAGTGGATTGCCGATGCCTCAAAACTTGTAGAGGAAATGTACAATCCGACATTGCTCTTGATATATCTTCCGCATCTTGATTACAACGTACAACGCTACGGAACAGACGAATCAAAAATTGCAAAAGACCTCAACGAAATTGACCGGGTGTGTGAAGAGAGCATCAAGTATTATGAAGCAAAAGGAGCGAATGTTATCGTTCTCTCTGAGTATGGAATTACAAATGTTCATCGTCCCGTTCATTTGAACCGCCTGTTACGCGAGAATGGTTTGCTTGCCATTCGAGAAGAACTTGGGCTTGAACTTCTTGATGCGGGAGCGAGCCAAGCGTTTTCAGTTGCAGACCATCAGGTTGCGCACGTCTATGTGAATGATAAAAGTGTGATGAACAAAGTCCGCACTTTATTGGAAACGAAAGAGGGTGTTGAGTTGGTGTTGGACGAAGAAGGAAAACGGAAACATAACATCGTCCATGAGCGAGCTGGAGATTTTGTTGTTGTCGCTGACAAAGATTCGTGGTTCACATATTATTATTGGCTCAATAACAGGAAAGCGCCCGACTTTGCCCGAACAGTTGATATCCACCGCAAACCCGGCTACGACCCTGCCGAATTATTCACCGACCCAAACATAAAATTTCTCGCTCCAAAGATTGCAATGAAATTATTAAAGAAGAAACTCGGCTTCCGATATTTGATGGATGTTATTTCGCTTGATGCAACGCTTGTGAGAGGTTCGCACGGGCGATTAACGGAATCCGACGACGAGCGAGCATTGATTATTACAAAGCAATCAACGCTTTTACGTTCGTCGCAAATTGAGCCGACCGAGGTGTGTGGTGTTATCCTTTCACATCTTAGTCGGTAAGATGAGTTCAGCAGGTGTGGTTGCTTTTGACAAACTGAATTTGTAACATTGTAGGAACAAATTAATCTCACATGAAGAATGTCGAATGCCGAAACACAATTATGAAAAATATATTTCCGATGATTCGATCGTGTATGTATTCTTCGAAAACGACAAACGAAAGGTAGTTCGATTTACCGTGAAACTGCTCTCGAAATTTGGGAACCAATGGTATGAAGTAGTACGATATGACAGTGGTCATGGGATACCGCACAAGGATATCCTTACACCTGATGGGAAAGTTTCGAGAAAGATTTGGTACAAATACATGAACAATAATCAAGCGCTTGATTTTGCTTTAGATGAAATGAATGAACAAATGGAATTTTACAAATGGAGATTTGAACAATGGCTAAAACAGAAACACCAAGCATAAAAAAAATTACTGCCAAACTTTCGCGTATGGGTTTCAAAAAAACAAATGAGGAAACTTCTGCAAAAATAATCCATACGTATTTGTACGATGACATAGAAGTAAAAAAGAAACCTCTCCTTGTAGAAACGGTAAAAGAGCTACCGAAAAAATACACTGCAAAACGAAAACAATGAATTTAACCATAGCAAAGGTTCTCAAGTAAATTACAATCAACTTGAAATTTGCAGATGAATTTTTACAGAAGAACCTTTGCAAGGATTATCATAATTTATGCTAAGCCTATCTTTGACCGCCTTCAACTATGAAAATGAAAACAGAAAAACAACGCTGCGCGTGGTCAGGTACAGACCCGCTCTACATACAATATCACGACGAAGAATGGGGAGTTCCTGTTCATGATGACAGAAAACTTTTTGAGATGTTAATTCTCGAAGGCGCGCAGGCAGGATTGAGTTGGATAACGATTTTACGAAAGCGGGAGAACTACCGCAAAGCGTTTGATAATTTCGATGCGAAGAAAATTGCTACGTATGATGCGAAGAAAGCACAACAACTCCTTGCAAACGAAGGAATTGTCCGTAACCGATTGAAGATTGCGGCAACGATTGAAAATGCAAAAGCTTTTTTGCAAGTTCAGAAAGAATTCGGTTCATTTGATTTATACATCTGGAAATTTGTTGGAGGGAAGCCGAGAAAGAATAAATGGAAATCGCTCAAAGAAATTCCTCCGAAAACTCCTGAGTCGGATGCGATGAGCAAAGATTTGAAAAAGCGCGGCTTCAAATTTGTCGGCTCAACAATTTGCTATGCGTTCATGCAGGCGTGCGGCTTGGTGAATGACCATGTTATAGACTGCTTCTGTTACATGTCAAAAGTAGTTGAGTAATTGAGTAGATGAGTAGTTGAGAATGATAGATTGATTTTTACAAATGACTATTACTCATGACAAGTGGTATCAACCAAGTACAAAGAACGACGTACAATTTTACAGAAAGGATATTTTATGAAAACATTTTACAGTTTACTTCTTCTCGTTGTATCTCTCACATTTCTTCAGGCACAAGAGAAACCTGAAATGCCGACCGGTTTCCGCGGAGAATTTCTTGTTCAGTTGAAAGAAGTGGAAGAGAAAGTCATCGGGCTTGCGGAAGCGATGCCGCAGGAAAAATATATCTGGCGACCGATGGAAGGAGTTCGCTCGGTGAGCGAGGTGTTTATGCATCTCGGTGGTGCGAACTATCTGTTTCCGACATTCATCGGAATTAAATCTCCCGAAGGATTATCTCGCGATATGGAAAAAACAGTTACGGATAAAGCAAAAGTAATTGAGTTGCTCAAACAATCATTCGCACATGTGAAAGATGCAATCGTGAAAACCCCTGACTCGGACCTTGACAAACCAACCGTTATGTTTGGTAATGAAACGACAGTGAGAGGAGTGTTCTTCACGGCGGCATTGCACATGCACGAACACATGGGGCAGGCGATTGCCTATGCACGTATGAATAACATCGTTCCGCCTTGGACTGCGGCTGAACAAGCAGTTGAAAAGAAATCAAAATAGATTTTGATTCTCTTTTTGAGCAAACGTTGCTCTCCAAAACGTAAATGAATTGGTACGGCAGATTATTTTTCCGCCGGTGTTGATTCAAATATAGAGGGTTGAAAGACAGGGAGGTTGTCAGCCATTTGGGACAACCACGAAGAGTTTGAGTCCGATTAGGCATAGGGCTCTACTCATTCATCAAGAATTTGGCTTCTTTGGGAGGCAAAGTCCAATGTGTGCCTAATCAAATTGTCTAAAAAATAGAACATTTGTTCTATTGTTATTCCTTCCTTGATTCTCTACATTTACCTGCAAATTTTTCTGCATTTGCAATTTATCCAAAATCAGAAATCGAAGTTATTTAATCATTTAATTCACTAATCTACAACAAACAAGTAAGGTGATGTTATGAAAAACATTACAAATTATATGTGCGGAACTGTTCTTGCTAACCTCTGTGTGGAGAAAGCAGTATTTTTTGTTCTGTGCCTTTTACTGTTCGGAGCGACGGTTCAGCCGTTGATGGCGCAATCGTGTAACGCTCCCGATAACGGCAGCGGCTCTGCAAATTTGCCTGCCGATTGTCCTTATATTGCGCCAATGGATGTCATGCGTATCATTGATGGGTTACCTGCGGGGACAACTATCGAGTGTGCGCCTACATTCCAAAATTTTACTGGTATAACTCGAACGCCGGGCGGTTCGCTTGGCGGGGAAGTACAAAATTTTTCCGGTGTGTTAAATTTTGTTATGGCAGGAAAAGGAGGTCTGACAGGGTTCAATCGGAATATAAACATCAACCTAACGAGCGAGACGCACGTAGGTCCGCGAACTCCCGGAACTTCGCCGCAAAGTTTTGACGCAACGATGAACTTGCTTCAAGGTCAGATTATTGGTGACCCGGATTTTGATTTGCTACGCATTACTGCCGGAACCGGATTCGGATTGCCAAGTCCCGGTCATTTCGATATGACTTCAGACGGTGGAGGTTGGGCAATCAGCAGTTTCTTTGATATTACGTATCGAATAGATTTTGTTGGAGCGTCGGGTGGGGCACTTGCAGGTCATTCCGGTTCGACAACAGCAACGATTCGATGGCAACAAGGAATGCCTTCTTCTCCGTCAGCGCCGGAATTTCAATTTTCAACCAACCACTTACCGCCGTTAGGTCAGTACTCAACTCAGCCGGATACGCAAATCATGTATCCCGGTTCGGCTGTGAAAGCAAAGAACTGGTTAGTGAGTAATTTTAGAACCAGTACCAGCCCGCCTTCATTAGGAAATAACATCAACTGGGATTTTCACGGAACGGGCAGTTTGCAACTTTCGACTGATGGCGGCAGTTCCTTCTTTGATGTCTTCACGGAGTTTTCCGCAATGGTCAACATCAACCATACTTCCGATAATGGTGATACGCAGGTCTTTGATACTGAAATGCTTTCGCTTTCTCTTACTGGTGGTACGTTGCCATCGGGAATTATGTTGAGAGAAAGTCCGACGAGAGCATCAACAGGAAAAACGACAATTCGACCGGCTTCATCAAGCGGATTCATGATTAGCAGTTTTTTCGATGTCTTTACAGAACTAAGTCTTGATGGAGGCTCAACCTGGATACCTGCTGACAAATCGAACAACCTACAATTGATGGAAAGAACAACTCCGAACAATTCTTTCGGAACACTGTGTGTAACTCCGTCCGGTGGTGAATATCAATCGAAACCCGGAATGTTCAGTTCGTATGGCACAAAAACAATAAAAGATGTCATATTGAAAAATTTCAGTTCCTGTGATACGCTTCCTGCCTTAGGAAATTCGTCAACCGTTACAGGTACCGGTAGTGCTTCATTTAAGCAATCAGATGACGGTGGTAATTCCTTCTTTGATGTCTTTACTGAAGTTTCTCTTACAGTTCATGTTACTCACTCAAGAGATGAAGGAAGCGCTCAGGTCTTCGATACAGAAATGCTCGCATTAAATATTTACGGAGGAACAATTCCGGATGAATTGATACGGGAAAGCCCGACACTTGCTTCACGAGGAAGATTACGTGCCACTCCCGGTGCCGGAAGTGACTGGAATGTAGATAGTTTCTTTGATATCTTTACAGAATTAAGTGTTGATGGTGGAGCAACTTGGTCCCCGGCAAATCTTGCGTGGAACGCGGAACTGTTGCTCGGTGGCGGCGGTGGTGGTGGTTGTGTTGATACATTATCTCCAACCGTAATGTGCCCCGCAGACATTGAAGTCGCAACGACAAATCCTGCAGGGGCTGTTGTAACATATTCATTCTCAGCGTTTGATGAATGTGATACGAACCTGACACTTACTTCAAATCCTCCTTCAGGAAGTACATTTCCTGTAGGTGTTACAACGGTAACTTGCTCGGCGCAAGACGATGCTGGACATTCAAATCAATGCTCGTTTACAGTAACTGTAAGAATGGAAGAGAATCCACCATTCACAGAAAATCCTCCTCCATTCAGAGACAGGCATATTTGCACACCGTTATTTATGAACACCGATAACTCCGGTTCAGAAAACTTATGGATTCGCGCGGCAGGCGGTGACTTATTGGTTGAATTTATCGCTCATGCAGTAAACAATGTTGACCCCGAATCTGCACACGTCAGTATTTGGGATGGTACAACGCTTGTGCATGAAATGGGTGTCGGTTACACAGCTGCAGAAGCGGCAAGTATGCCCGAATTTGAAAAAGCGGTAAGTGTAACACTTCCGGGTGTTGCGGCAGGAACATTGTTCCGGTTTGAAGTGACAACTCCTCCACCCACACCATCTACACAACCGCACTATCGTTTTGAACTTGATGGAGTAGTCGGAGCGGCAATCAACAGTCCGACGTGGAGAAGTTTTGAAGAACAATATGCACGATGGTATGTCTATGTCGGTGCAGAAAATCAATTGGATGTTGATTTCTTTACAACCGGCGTTCCGACTCCTGCAACGAATGGAGTAATCCGCATTGTAACGCCGGGTGGTTTATTACATCCGGCATCGGGTCCGACTGCAATTACAGGTGCAACGGAAGTCAGTATTTCTCCGGCAACTCCAGGAATGTGGATGATTGAAATTCCGTTTATTGATGGTCACTATCGTTTGAACAAACTCTCTGGCGCGGATAAGGCAATCTACGTTGGTGGCGCAACAGGAGGTCGCGGTCATAAGAGAATTGTCATTCATCGTAATGATAAACTTGATACAAGCGTTGCATACTCCGTGAAAGCGCGTATGCGCGTTGCGGGTCAGGAAGGAGACGTCTGGCAAGATATGGATTCAACTGCTTCCCAAAACGGAATTGCTGATTTCGATAAGTTGCCACAAGGATATTTCTCCTTTGAAGTTACGCCAACACAACCCGGAATATCGAAGCCTGATACACAATTCGATTCCTTGTTCTGTGATTCGATCGTCGTTGATACATTCAAGACACGAACTCTTCCCGGAACAATTCATGGCTACAAAGTGAATGATAAAAATGGCAATGGAAGTTGGGATGTCGGTGAATCAGGAATTCCGAACTGGTGGATATTCATCTCTGATGTTACGAGTTATGAGAGATACTCAATAGACTCGATGCAAACGGATTCGACCGGATACTTTGAATTTTCAAACTTAGAACCGGGTGAATACGAAGTAATGGAACAATTACGCGATGGTTGGACGCCAACAGGAGGCATTGCAGACATTGTTGAAATTGTTGGTGGCGATACTGCCGATTTTGTCTATTTCTTCAACAAACGAACAAACGGAAATATTTGCATCAATAAATATTTTGACATCAACCATAACCAGGAATACGATGAGGGCGAACCTCCGATGGGGAACGTTGCATTTACAGTTTCCGGCGGCGGCAACGTTTATACGGATGAAACCAATGAGAACGGTCAGGTTTGTTTTGAGGTAGATGCAAGAGTTCCGCTCTACACAATCACAGAAATTGTTCCGGATGGTTGGACTGTAAGTTTCCCGAAAGGCGGAACAATGGAACTTGTTCCGTTTGAGGATAGTACTGTTACAATCACTTGGTTGAACGCTCCTTCGCAAACCGATTCATTGTATCGTTCACACACCTACGAAGAATGGGCGCATGAACTTTCAAAAGATGAAAAGGGAAAACTCCTCGCGGTGAAATGCAAACCTGATGCAGTGAAGTTCAAGTTCAATCTTATCGTGTACACCGATACATTGAAGATGAAATTCAATATGAAGACGAATGGTCAAGCATATCTCGGAAAGGGAAAGACTGTACCGTTCGATACCGGCTGGGTGAATACGAAAGATGTATTATTAATTTTCAGCGGTGCGGCACA is drawn from Ignavibacteriota bacterium and contains these coding sequences:
- a CDS encoding alkaline phosphatase family protein, with amino-acid sequence MKKTVVINVVGLTKSLIGKHTPFLSKWSGEAKVATIKPVLPAVTCSAQATYLTGKFPTEHGVVGNGWYFKDECEVKFWRQSNKLVQSNKIWEMAKELDPKFTCANMFWWYNMYSSADYSVTPRPMYPADGRKLPDVYSQPSDLRDKLQQQLGTFPLFDFWGPRTTIRSTQWIADASKLVEEMYNPTLLLIYLPHLDYNVQRYGTDESKIAKDLNEIDRVCEESIKYYEAKGANVIVLSEYGITNVHRPVHLNRLLRENGLLAIREELGLELLDAGASQAFSVADHQVAHVYVNDKSVMNKVRTLLETKEGVELVLDEEGKRKHNIVHERAGDFVVVADKDSWFTYYYWLNNRKAPDFARTVDIHRKPGYDPAELFTDPNIKFLAPKIAMKLLKKKLGFRYLMDVISLDATLVRGSHGRLTESDDERALIITKQSTLLRSSQIEPTEVCGVILSHLSR
- a CDS encoding DNA-3-methyladenine glycosylase I — translated: MKTEKQRCAWSGTDPLYIQYHDEEWGVPVHDDRKLFEMLILEGAQAGLSWITILRKRENYRKAFDNFDAKKIATYDAKKAQQLLANEGIVRNRLKIAATIENAKAFLQVQKEFGSFDLYIWKFVGGKPRKNKWKSLKEIPPKTPESDAMSKDLKKRGFKFVGSTICYAFMQACGLVNDHVIDCFCYMSKVVE
- a CDS encoding DinB family protein, which encodes MKTFYSLLLLVVSLTFLQAQEKPEMPTGFRGEFLVQLKEVEEKVIGLAEAMPQEKYIWRPMEGVRSVSEVFMHLGGANYLFPTFIGIKSPEGLSRDMEKTVTDKAKVIELLKQSFAHVKDAIVKTPDSDLDKPTVMFGNETTVRGVFFTAALHMHEHMGQAIAYARMNNIVPPWTAAEQAVEKKSK
- a CDS encoding HYR domain-containing protein is translated as MKNITNYMCGTVLANLCVEKAVFFVLCLLLFGATVQPLMAQSCNAPDNGSGSANLPADCPYIAPMDVMRIIDGLPAGTTIECAPTFQNFTGITRTPGGSLGGEVQNFSGVLNFVMAGKGGLTGFNRNININLTSETHVGPRTPGTSPQSFDATMNLLQGQIIGDPDFDLLRITAGTGFGLPSPGHFDMTSDGGGWAISSFFDITYRIDFVGASGGALAGHSGSTTATIRWQQGMPSSPSAPEFQFSTNHLPPLGQYSTQPDTQIMYPGSAVKAKNWLVSNFRTSTSPPSLGNNINWDFHGTGSLQLSTDGGSSFFDVFTEFSAMVNINHTSDNGDTQVFDTEMLSLSLTGGTLPSGIMLRESPTRASTGKTTIRPASSSGFMISSFFDVFTELSLDGGSTWIPADKSNNLQLMERTTPNNSFGTLCVTPSGGEYQSKPGMFSSYGTKTIKDVILKNFSSCDTLPALGNSSTVTGTGSASFKQSDDGGNSFFDVFTEVSLTVHVTHSRDEGSAQVFDTEMLALNIYGGTIPDELIRESPTLASRGRLRATPGAGSDWNVDSFFDIFTELSVDGGATWSPANLAWNAELLLGGGGGGGCVDTLSPTVMCPADIEVATTNPAGAVVTYSFSAFDECDTNLTLTSNPPSGSTFPVGVTTVTCSAQDDAGHSNQCSFTVTVRMEENPPFTENPPPFRDRHICTPLFMNTDNSGSENLWIRAAGGDLLVEFIAHAVNNVDPESAHVSIWDGTTLVHEMGVGYTAAEAASMPEFEKAVSVTLPGVAAGTLFRFEVTTPPPTPSTQPHYRFELDGVVGAAINSPTWRSFEEQYARWYVYVGAENQLDVDFFTTGVPTPATNGVIRIVTPGGLLHPASGPTAITGATEVSISPATPGMWMIEIPFIDGHYRLNKLSGADKAIYVGGATGGRGHKRIVIHRNDKLDTSVAYSVKARMRVAGQEGDVWQDMDSTASQNGIADFDKLPQGYFSFEVTPTQPGISKPDTQFDSLFCDSIVVDTFKTRTLPGTIHGYKVNDKNGNGSWDVGESGIPNWWIFISDVTSYERYSIDSMQTDSTGYFEFSNLEPGEYEVMEQLRDGWTPTGGIADIVEIVGGDTADFVYFFNKRTNGNICINKYFDINHNQEYDEGEPPMGNVAFTVSGGGNVYTDETNENGQVCFEVDARVPLYTITEIVPDGWTVSFPKGGTMELVPFEDSTVTITWLNAPSQTDSLYRSHTYEEWAHELSKDEKGKLLAVKCKPDAVKFKFNLIVYTDTLKMKFNMKTNGQAYLGKGKTVPFDTGWVNTKDVLLIFSGAAHPGDTIQIDGIGVDGKAIKVDYQWLTLSGGRTKSVKKGTLPSKNQLAGDTIKFQQLLLPMPNLVNVGEELYRQQQFPFTTGAPSDSHSVVYLKYQDVQKSLVKVVKNEYVVHDTTPRCLDKFDGRTPKPISKQQKSLPPDKHNNSLYAQVLTLQLNVMASESEKFPTGYGQLIYDNHKLMPGPLDGLTIDSILSLSNQFLACTGNLPGELTAGDLADVLSDINGAFSGPIDTLVWNCSKIMLTGAKPLKQVTFLRASAPGTGSVTKREPAIVTYQQPAAFMLHQNYPNPFNPTTTIRFDLPEDAVVTLKIYNSLGQEVASILDREEMYEGEQEVDFDATSLPSGVYMYRIVAERMSDDDEVVSGPNFFSVKKMVLMK